ATTTTGGTGGTGTAGCTTCGTGTAGCGTGGATTTTTGCAACGCGTCTTTGGAAATCTCGGCTTTGTCTAGCGCGTTTTTTGGTGGCGTGGATTTTTGTGGTGTAGTTGTAGATATTGCTTTAGAAGTCGCACTTTTTTGCAACGCATTTCTAGAATCTAGATTTATGTTAAGCGCGGATTTGATTTTAGCGCAAAATTCGCTTGTATCCCCACCAAGCGGAGGCGTGAGCTCAAAGCTCAAAAACGCTTTGTCCGAGCGGATTTTATCCACCAAAGAATCAACACCAAAATCTCTATCACAAAATTTACTCATCGCCACCCCTACTTAAAATGTAAATATCTCATCTTTAGATAACACCTCATAATGCCTATCAGTAAGCATTTTTGGCAAATCTTTTGTCGGAGGAAACTCCTCCATAATCTCTACTTGCAAATTCTTTAGCACTTCATCGCCTAGCTTATTTGCATATTTTCCGCGCAGTGCCTTTTCATACCACTTTGTCAAATCAGATTCTGTGATAATGCTAACAATCTTGCTCGCATAGCCAATTTGTGCTAGTAGTGATGAGATTATATCCTTTTCTGCTTCTTTGCAAACGATGATAATTTTATCACTTCGCACACCTTGCGTGATATTTTGTGCCATTTGCACTTCAAGGCTTAAATGCTTTATTTGCACTGCTGCCCCAAAGTTTGCATACATATCAAGCCCTCTATCTGCCGCATTTGTAACGCCTAAGCGATAAAAATGTGCGTTTTGTGTGCTTTTTAGCGTTGTTTCATCTATCCCTATCACAGATTTTGCAAAATCGCTAAACTCCTCTAGCAATGGTGCTTTTTGTGGATTCATATTGACCGTAATTGTTATCTCTAAGGCTTTGGTTATGCTTTCAAACAGCGCATAGACAATGATTTCATAGATTTTATCAATGCTTCGCTTTAGTCCTGCTTCACGCCAAAATAAATCAATAAATTCTTTTATTTGAAAAGTCTCTTTATTGGCATTTATGCAGTAAGAAAGTGCGTTTTTAAGCTGTGTGTATTTGTGCAAAAATTGATTGTAAATATATGCTTCGATGATTCCGTTATGGTTTTTGTTGTGCGCTCCAAGTGCGCTAAGTAGGTGTGGTGGAATGGCATTAAACAAATCATCTTGGAATTTTGCCGAGCTTGTGGATACTCTGCCAAGTAGCGCGATACACATTTCATCTCTCCACACCTTGCTTTTGTTGCGATAGGTTTCTAGTCGCGCTAAATCAATATCCCCAAAAACCCTATCTCTATACAAAATCTCTGCGATTTGAATGGGTTTATATAAATGAATGCGTGATTTTTTGATGACAACATCAAGTGCGGTTTTTGCTTCTTTTAAGTCATTTTGTTGTGTAGTGTGTGCCATTACACAGCCTTGATATGCGCACTTTGCGTGTTTTTACTGCGTTGCTTTTTACTAAAATTATTTAGTGCCTTTAGCATTTCTTTTGCCACAGCTTCTATCACAGGCACAGCCACGCTGTTACCGATTTGCTTTTTGAACGCACTATAAGGCACGACAATCTTATAAGATTCTGGAAATCCTTGCAATCGTAGCATCTCGCGCTCACTTAATCTACGCTCGTTATTTACAAGCAAGTAGTTCGCGCTCGCCCCCGCACGCAGCGCACAAGAAAAATGATGAGGCGTTATGCTACCGCCGACATTCTCGTGCGTGATATATGGCTTTGCAATCTCTTTTTTCATTCGCGCAATTCGAGAGGATTTTATCGCTTCATTGACAAAATACTTTTTATCTACGCTAGATTCTAGAATTTCGCTTAGACTTTTTATGCTATTGTGACTTCCAAGCACACCAAGCGGAAAGGCAAAATCCACATTTTCTCTAAACCCACAAATAATAATCCTCTCGCGCTTTTGTGGCAAGCCAAAATCTAGCGCGTTTAGCACTTGATAATGCGTGTAATATCCTAGATTTTTTAAATGCTCCAAAATGATTGCAAAAGTCCTGCCTTTATCGTGGCTTATGAGATTTCTCACATTTTCTAGCATAAATGCTTTGGGCATTTTATCGCGCAAAATCCGCTCGATTTCAAAAAATAGCGTGCCTTGTGTCTCGTGCCTAAAGCCTTGCTTATCGCCGATAATGCTAAAGGGCTGACAAGGAAACCCCGCACACAAAATATCAAAATGCGGAATCTCGCTTGAATCTATGCGGGTAATATCGCCATAAGGAATCTCGCCAAAATTTGCAAAATAGCTTTGTTGGGCAGATTTATCCCATTCGCTTGAAAACACGCATTTCCCACCTGCGCGCTCAAAGCCCAATCTAATCCCACCTAGCCCCGCAAACAAATCAATAAAGCTAAAAGATTGTAGTGCCATACACTTGCCCTAAAACTACCCTAAAAACACACGCGTTTTTAGCCTTTCCTCACCGCTTTGACTGCTTCTACCATATTTTTTAAGCTCGGTTTTACTTCCTCCCATTTGCGCGTTTTTAGTCCGCAGTCTGGGTTTATCCATAGTTGCTCTTTTGGTAGCACTTCTAGCAGGGCTTTGATTTGGGCTACGATTTCCTCTGTGCTTGGGATTCTTGGGGAGTGAATGTCATATACGCCCGGTCCCACTTCGTTTGCATAGCCCACGCTTTTAAAGACTTTGAGTAGTTCATTGCCACTTCGCGCGGTCTCTATGCTGATAACATCGGCATCGAGGGCTTCTATGGTTTTGATAATGTCGTTAAACTCGCTATAACACATATGCGTGTGAATCTGCGTAGCGTCCTTTGCCACCGCCGTAGAGATTTTGAATGACTCTAGTGCCCACCGCTCATATTCTTTGATATTTTCAGCGCGAAGCGGATAGCCCTCTTTGAACGCCGCCTCATCGACTTGGATTATCTTTACCCCCGCGTTTTGCAAGTCATTGATTTCATCAGCGATTCCTAGCGCGATTTGCTTACACACCGCCTCGCGGCTCAAATCATCGCGCACAAAGCTCCAATTTAGGATTGTAACGGGTCCTGTTAGCATTCCTTTCATTATTTTGCTTGTGAGGCTTTGGGCGTAGGTTATCCACTCCACAGTCATCGCCTTTGGTCGCGCCACATCGCCATAAATGATAGGTGGCTTGACACAGCGTGAGCCATAGCTTTGCACCCACGCGTTTTTAGAAAATACAAAGCCCTCCATTTGTTCGCCAAAATACTCCACCATATCGTTGCGCTCTGGTTCGCCGTGCACGAGCACATCTAGCCCCACTTCCTCTTGGAATCGCACGCAGTCGATAATGTAGTCCTTTATGCCTTTTTCATAATCGCTTGGGCTGATTTCGCCTTTTTTGTATCCTAGCCTTAGGGCGCGAAGTTCGGGCGTTTGGGGGAATGAACCAATAGTGGTGGTGGCTAAATCAGGGTAGCCTAGCACTTCACGCTGAATTGCTATGCGCTTTTTAAATTCTGAATCACGCTCTTTTTTAGCGATTTTTTCCACACGCTCGCGGATTTTGGGATTGTTTGTTTTAGTAGATTTTGCGCGGGAGAGATTTGCTTCCCTATTTTGCTCCCACGCGGCTTTTGTCTCGCTACCTATGCCGTTTCTAAAGACTTCGTTAAGTAGCACGATTTCGCTTAGTTTCTCACGCGCAAAGCTAAGCCACGATAAAATCTCGCTTGGGATTTTGCCACTCTCCTCGCCCTCCTTGCTAAAAGGCGTGTGAAGCAGTGAGCAAGAGCTAGACACTACGATTCGCTCCTTTGGCACGATTTTGGCGATTTGCTCCAAAGTGGCGAGTTTGGATTCTAGGTTTGCCACCCAGATATTGCGCCCATCAATCACGCCAGCGAAAAGCACTTTGTCGCTTTTGGCGATTGCTTCGAGTGAATCGAAATTTTTAGCTCCTGTGAGGAAGTCTAGCCCGATTCCATAGATTTTGGTCCCAAGCAAAATCTCGGTTAGCTCCTTGCTGTGCTCAAAAAATGTGCTTACAATCGCGGTAATGCCTTTCTCTGTGATGCTATCATAAATGCACTTTATGGCACTTCCGCCTTTGTTGCACTCAAGCCCGAAAATCCCCGCATCAAACCCGCGCACAAAAATGGGTTCGCTAAACTCGATGATGACTTCATTTCCACCGCTTTTTAGCGTGGCTAGCTCATCGATTAAGTCTAAATATGCGGATTTGACTTTCTTAAACACTTCGCTAGGCTCGCCCTTTTGGATTTTGCTAAGTGCGAAAAATGTGAAAAGCCCTATGAGGTTGATTTTTGGCTTGTATCCAAGTGAGAGGGCTTCCTTATACTGCGCGATTATGCCACTTGCATCGGTGCGGTAGCTATCATCTATGCTTAGCTCTGGCACGACATAGTGATAGTTGGTGTTAAACCACTTTGTCATCTCGCACGCCACGCCGTTTTTATGCCCCCTAGCTAGTGCGAAATAGCCCTCTAAGCCCTCTAGATTCTGAAACCTAGCGGGTTTTGCGCCCAGCGCGTAGGCTAAATCAAGCACATTGTCATAGAAACTAAAGTCATTGACACATACAAAATCTAGCCCTTTTGCGTTGCCCGCGCTATTTACGCCACTATTTGCGCTCTCATTTGCTTGCAGGCCTGCGTTTGCTTGCAAGCTCCAATGCTTTGCGCGTAGCTCTTTTGCCGTGCTTTGTAGCTCGCTTTCACTTGCCTTGCTAGCCCAATACGCTTCTAAAACCTTTTTTAACTCTCTATTTTGCCCGATTCGCGGGAATCCCAAAATGTTTGTTTGTGGGAAATTTGTCTGTGGATTGCTCATTGTTGTCCTTTTTGGTGGAATCTTAAAATTTTGGATTATAGGCAAAATTATTAAACACAATATGTGTTTATGCAAAAAAATTACTTGTTTTTATACAAATTCTACCAAAATCAAAAATATATCCTTAGATACTTTTGGCATTTTTAGCACATTTTTAGCACAAGATTTTAGGCTTTTTATTCTATTTTTTTAGATTCTTTACATTTTTTATTAAATTTTTAGTCGCTTAAATGTTTTTGTTGTTGCCATTTTTAGATTTTCTTAGCTTTTTGCGTTTTTAGTTTTTTTCTGCATTTTTATATATTTTCTAGCTTCTACCCCTTGACAAGGCTTTTTTTTTTTTTTTGTATAATCGCTCGGTTTTTTGATTTGCCCCAAAGGGAAGAAAAAATGAAAAGGAGAAAAATGGCAGAATTCTATCCATTCAATGAAGCAGGGTGTGAAATCCTCTATGAAAACCCTCATTTTTCAGTGGCTTTTGGCTGGGATAAACAAAATGAATACTACTCTGTGGGTATGCGCTGGAGTGGCTTAGCAAACCCATATCCCTTAAGTCCTAGAGGAGATGGAAAGCCACAATGGTTTATACTGCATTGGGATTTGGCAGTGGAGTTTCTAAAATCGCTAAAAGCACAAAGTAGTGCCAATCAAAACGCGATAGATGAAGCAATAGAGAAGCTACAAAAACAACAACACCAAAATCTACAAGGGGTAAAGAGATGAGTTTTTCAGAAGCATTTCGTAGTCGTGTTTTTTTGGCTATTGGTATTGCATTTGTAGTTGGACTTTTAGTTTTTGTTTGTTCTGATGACGAAGAAGCAGCAGCATTCAATGCGCTTGTGGCATTTTTTTTGGGCTTTTTTATCGCTGTTTTAATTCTCTTGTTTGCGATTTTGTCTACCAAATGTCCAAAATGCAAAAAATACCTTTGCTTTAAGGAATATAAACACGAGGATTTATCTCGTGATGTTGTCTCAAAAAAAGTTAAAGATAATGAGTTGGGGACTAAACTAGAGCATTATGCAGTTGGCAAACGAAAGCATTACTACGAGTGCGATAAATGCGGATACGAATCAACTTCTATAAGAGACTATAAAGACAAAATCGATGTCTAGGAAAGCGGACTTGGAACATAAGCTAGAAATGTATAAGATTCTCTATGGTGCTTATGCCGATGAGATAAAAAATCTTTGGCAACGCTCAATATTTCTAGGAGCGTTTATGGTGCTTGTGTGGAGTGGCTATGGTGCGTTGCAACTAAAAGCCATAGAGCCAAAGATTGTAGAAAATCTCGCCCAAAGTGTGCAAAATGGGGAGACAAACACTCTTGTATATATCTCTACTTCTCTTGGACTTTGCGCGGTGATTATCGTGTTATCTTGGCT
This genomic stretch from Helicobacter macacae MIT 99-5501 harbors:
- the dcm gene encoding DNA (cytosine-5-)-methyltransferase; this encodes MALQSFSFIDLFAGLGGIRLGFERAGGKCVFSSEWDKSAQQSYFANFGEIPYGDITRIDSSEIPHFDILCAGFPCQPFSIIGDKQGFRHETQGTLFFEIERILRDKMPKAFMLENVRNLISHDKGRTFAIILEHLKNLGYYTHYQVLNALDFGLPQKRERIIICGFRENVDFAFPLGVLGSHNSIKSLSEILESSVDKKYFVNEAIKSSRIARMKKEIAKPYITHENVGGSITPHHFSCALRAGASANYLLVNNERRLSEREMLRLQGFPESYKIVVPYSAFKKQIGNSVAVPVIEAVAKEMLKALNNFSKKQRSKNTQSAHIKAV
- the metE gene encoding 5-methyltetrahydropteroyltriglutamate--homocysteine S-methyltransferase; protein product: MSNPQTNFPQTNILGFPRIGQNRELKKVLEAYWASKASESELQSTAKELRAKHWSLQANAGLQANESANSGVNSAGNAKGLDFVCVNDFSFYDNVLDLAYALGAKPARFQNLEGLEGYFALARGHKNGVACEMTKWFNTNYHYVVPELSIDDSYRTDASGIIAQYKEALSLGYKPKINLIGLFTFFALSKIQKGEPSEVFKKVKSAYLDLIDELATLKSGGNEVIIEFSEPIFVRGFDAGIFGLECNKGGSAIKCIYDSITEKGITAIVSTFFEHSKELTEILLGTKIYGIGLDFLTGAKNFDSLEAIAKSDKVLFAGVIDGRNIWVANLESKLATLEQIAKIVPKERIVVSSSCSLLHTPFSKEGEESGKIPSEILSWLSFAREKLSEIVLLNEVFRNGIGSETKAAWEQNREANLSRAKSTKTNNPKIRERVEKIAKKERDSEFKKRIAIQREVLGYPDLATTTIGSFPQTPELRALRLGYKKGEISPSDYEKGIKDYIIDCVRFQEEVGLDVLVHGEPERNDMVEYFGEQMEGFVFSKNAWVQSYGSRCVKPPIIYGDVARPKAMTVEWITYAQSLTSKIMKGMLTGPVTILNWSFVRDDLSREAVCKQIALGIADEINDLQNAGVKIIQVDEAAFKEGYPLRAENIKEYERWALESFKISTAVAKDATQIHTHMCYSEFNDIIKTIEALDADVISIETARSGNELLKVFKSVGYANEVGPGVYDIHSPRIPSTEEIVAQIKALLEVLPKEQLWINPDCGLKTRKWEEVKPSLKNMVEAVKAVRKG
- a CDS encoding HaeII family restriction endonuclease; translated protein: MAHTTQQNDLKEAKTALDVVIKKSRIHLYKPIQIAEILYRDRVFGDIDLARLETYRNKSKVWRDEMCIALLGRVSTSSAKFQDDLFNAIPPHLLSALGAHNKNHNGIIEAYIYNQFLHKYTQLKNALSYCINANKETFQIKEFIDLFWREAGLKRSIDKIYEIIVYALFESITKALEITITVNMNPQKAPLLEEFSDFAKSVIGIDETTLKSTQNAHFYRLGVTNAADRGLDMYANFGAAVQIKHLSLEVQMAQNITQGVRSDKIIIVCKEAEKDIISSLLAQIGYASKIVSIITESDLTKWYEKALRGKYANKLGDEVLKNLQVEIMEEFPPTKDLPKMLTDRHYEVLSKDEIFTF